A window from Lagopus muta isolate bLagMut1 chromosome 5, bLagMut1 primary, whole genome shotgun sequence encodes these proteins:
- the C5H1orf210 gene encoding type III endosome membrane protein TEMP: MWPPGWPRASGAVGHRASWSSMAPTGLLGFCGLLCAWGAAAAGRPCGLHHQGWADCSRKSLLHAPSSLPRNITGLDLSFNSLVMPQRGTLLTHFPSLLSLNLSSNALLTLHSAVFSNVRALCLLDLSNCSITYLHTDAFKGLENLQTLLLRNNSLRELEVPLFLPLRSLLHLNLQNNALMSVDTLMLQLMEAIPWVQLDGNPWVCDCVTYPLQQWLKRRQAMHVTCASPSELQGQDIATLDSWELGCQKSQRFPRDVSPAQQTTVTNNNTTAPPAGKGGRSWPYLVGFLVAAISISILVALVAKCKICHKNITSYRHRPLPETSSIGGGPLEEGTGWDRGSSGWGDSENPPVSNITGLHVEDDDGFIEDNYIQPSEQLPEEEERESHISI; the protein is encoded by the exons ATGTGGCCGCCAGGCTGGCCCCGGGCGAGCGGCGCCGTGGGGCATCGAG CTTCCTGGAGCTCGATGGCTCCCACCGGCCTGCTGGGTTTCTGCGGCCTGCTCTGCGCCtggggagcggcggcggcgggacgGCCCTGCGGCCTGCATCATCAG GGATGGGctgactgcagcaggaagagcCTCCTGCACGCTCCAAGCTCCCTTCCGAGAAACATCACCGGCTTAGACCTCTCCTTCAACAGCTTGGTCATGCCGCAGCGTGGGACACTCTTGACGCATTTCCCTTCCCTGCTCTCCCTCAACCTCTCCAGCAACGCCCTGCTCACACTGCACTCCGCCGTCTTCTCCAACGTCAGGGCACTATGCCTGCTGGACCTGAGCAACTGCAGCATCACCTACCTCCACACAGATGCTTTCAAGGGCTTGGAAAACTTGCAAACCCTGCTTCTAAGAAACAACAGTTTGCGAGAGCTGGAGGTCCCGTTGTTTCTGCCGCTGAGAAGTCTCCTCCACCTGAACCTGCAGAACAATGCACTGATGTCTGTGGACACTTTGATGTTGCAGCTGATGGAAGCCATCCCGTGGGTCCAGCTGGATGGAAACCCCTGGGTCTGTGACTGTGTCACGTATCCCTTACAGCAGTGGCTGAAGCGCAGGCAAG CCATGCATGTCACCTGTGCATCACCTTCggagctgcagggacaggacatcGCAACTCTGGATtcctgggagctgggctgccaGAAAAGCCAGAGGTTTCCTCGAGATgtcagcccagcacagcagaccACAGTtacaaacaacaaca ccaccgCACCACCTgcggggaagggaggaaggagctggCCCTACCTAGTGGGCTTCCTAGTGGCTGCCATCAGCATCTCCATCCTGGTCGCTCTGGTTGCCAAGTGCAAGATCTGCCACAAGAACATCACCAGCTACCGCCACCGACCGCTGCCTGAAACCAGCTCAATTGGAGGCGGCCCCTTGGAAGAGGGCACTGGCTGGGACAGGGGCTCCTCAGGCTGGGGTGACAGTGAGAACCCCCCTGTGTCCAATATCACCGGCCTGCATGTTGAGGATGATGATGGCTTCATCGAGGACAACTACATTCAGCCCAGTGAGCAGCTgccagaggaagaggagagagagtCGCACATCTCCATATGA